The following are encoded together in the Rhizobium tumorigenes genome:
- a CDS encoding glyoxalase superfamily protein, which translates to MTVKTIAEAKAQAKKLKTALALQGVSLGHGHALEVIAHQSDARDWNTLSARLAEAVPSPFFLRQRVQGQYLGQAFKGEINALSSTGKHYSVSVRLDEPADTVTFAGFSNMRRVVRSVVDGNGNSIRKTSNGTFHLVLAPL; encoded by the coding sequence ATGACTGTCAAAACCATTGCGGAAGCCAAAGCACAGGCAAAAAAACTGAAGACCGCCTTAGCTCTCCAGGGTGTCAGTTTGGGTCATGGCCACGCACTAGAGGTAATTGCCCATCAGTCCGATGCTCGCGACTGGAACACCTTGTCGGCACGTCTTGCAGAGGCAGTTCCTTCACCATTTTTCCTGCGTCAAAGGGTGCAGGGGCAGTATCTCGGGCAAGCCTTCAAAGGCGAGATCAACGCCTTGTCCTCCACGGGGAAACACTATTCCGTCTCTGTCCGGCTTGATGAACCGGCGGATACGGTGACCTTCGCTGGCTTCTCCAACATGCGCCGCGTGGTCAGAAGCGTTGTTGACGGCAATGGAAATTCAATCCGGAAGACGTCGAACGGAACATTCCACTTGGTCTTGGCGCCGCTATGA
- a CDS encoding TetR/AcrR family transcriptional regulator gives MAKRRVETMEENRGKLIAAGRKAFAEKGYFAASMDELTADAGLTRGALYHNFGDKRGLLAAVVNEIDSEMAQRAKAIGAAQSDEWQGLLAEAAAYIQMALDPEVQRIVLLDGPAVLGDPSKWPSQDNCLDVTRQAVQKLMEKGILKPLDAEAVARLLSGAALNAALWVAASEDAEAVLPKALDAFQALATGLLAKPV, from the coding sequence ATGGCGAAGCGGCGTGTTGAGACGATGGAAGAAAACCGGGGCAAGCTCATTGCCGCCGGGCGCAAGGCGTTTGCGGAAAAGGGCTATTTCGCCGCGTCCATGGACGAATTGACGGCTGACGCTGGCCTGACGCGTGGCGCGCTGTACCACAACTTCGGAGACAAGCGCGGACTGCTCGCCGCCGTGGTCAACGAGATTGATTCAGAGATGGCGCAACGGGCCAAGGCGATTGGTGCGGCGCAATCAGACGAGTGGCAGGGTCTGCTCGCGGAGGCGGCGGCCTATATCCAGATGGCGCTGGACCCCGAGGTTCAAAGGATTGTCCTACTCGACGGCCCCGCTGTCCTCGGAGACCCATCAAAATGGCCCAGCCAGGACAACTGCCTCGATGTGACAAGGCAGGCGGTGCAAAAGCTCATGGAAAAAGGAATCCTCAAGCCCCTGGATGCCGAGGCGGTTGCCCGACTTCTCAGCGGGGCTGCGCTGAATGCCGCGCTGTGGGTCGCAGCAAGTGAAGACGCCGAGGCCGTCCTCCCGAAGGCCCTCGACGCGTTTCAGGCACTGGCCACGGGCCTGCTCGCCAAACCAGTGTGA
- a CDS encoding pyridoxal phosphate-dependent aminotransferase: MSIVNSLSPRALAAPESGIVEVLNYARGRDGLLPLWVGEGDLSTPDFINQAAIASLAAGDTFYTWQRGIPELRQALSDYYARHFNVALSPDNFYVTGSGMQAIQLCVQAITSPGDEMIYLTPAWPNIAAALEIAGARSVGVQLDFEGGKWALDIGRIEAAITPKTKGLFLNTPSNPTGWTASREDLITILALARKHGLWIMADEIYARFYYAGGRAPSLLDIRQPDDRILFVNSFSKNWSMTGWRIGWIVAPPETGQVLENLVQYSTSGVAHFMQMGAVAALNAGDEFVESNIEKATLSRDILCEALVSTNRVETLKPDGALYAFLKIDGITDSRQAALDIVDKTGVGLAPGTAFGAGGELFLRACFLRDPRQITDAAERLSKYILSL, encoded by the coding sequence ATGTCCATCGTAAACAGCCTCAGCCCGCGCGCGCTTGCAGCCCCCGAAAGCGGTATCGTCGAAGTCCTCAATTATGCCCGTGGGCGGGACGGTCTGCTGCCGCTCTGGGTCGGCGAGGGTGATCTGTCGACGCCTGATTTCATCAACCAGGCCGCCATTGCCTCGCTTGCCGCCGGCGACACCTTCTACACCTGGCAGCGCGGCATCCCGGAATTGCGCCAGGCGCTATCGGATTATTATGCCCGTCATTTCAACGTGGCGCTCTCTCCCGACAATTTCTACGTCACCGGCTCAGGCATGCAGGCAATCCAGCTCTGCGTCCAGGCGATCACGTCGCCGGGCGACGAGATGATCTATCTGACCCCGGCCTGGCCGAACATTGCAGCGGCCCTCGAAATCGCCGGCGCACGCTCGGTCGGCGTCCAGCTCGATTTCGAAGGCGGCAAGTGGGCCCTGGATATCGGCCGCATCGAGGCCGCCATCACGCCGAAAACCAAGGGCCTGTTTCTCAACACGCCCTCCAACCCCACCGGCTGGACTGCGAGCCGTGAGGATCTGATCACGATCCTTGCACTCGCCCGCAAGCACGGTCTCTGGATCATGGCTGACGAGATCTACGCGCGTTTCTACTACGCAGGCGGTCGCGCGCCGTCGCTGCTCGATATCAGGCAGCCGGATGATCGCATCCTGTTTGTCAATTCCTTCTCCAAGAACTGGTCGATGACCGGTTGGCGCATCGGCTGGATCGTTGCGCCGCCGGAAACCGGGCAAGTTCTTGAGAACCTCGTGCAATACTCGACGTCAGGCGTTGCTCACTTCATGCAGATGGGGGCGGTGGCCGCCCTAAACGCCGGCGACGAGTTCGTGGAGAGCAACATCGAGAAGGCGACGCTGTCGCGCGATATCCTCTGCGAGGCACTGGTTTCCACCAACCGCGTCGAGACGCTGAAGCCCGACGGCGCGCTATATGCTTTCCTCAAGATCGACGGCATCACCGACAGTCGCCAGGCAGCGCTCGATATCGTCGACAAGACCGGCGTCGGCCTGGCCCCGGGAACGGCATTTGGCGCCGGCGGAGAACTGTTCCTGCGCGCCTGTTTCCTGCGTGATCCCCGACAGATCACCGACGCCGCAGAGCGGTTGAGCAAGTATATCCTCAGCCTCTGA
- a CDS encoding enoyl-CoA hydratase/isomerase family protein, translated as MQAADEIIIERNGSVGVIRLNRPKALNSLTLSMVRAIASSLESFAADPAIASVAIMGEGERGLCAGGDIRALHQSGSTGGEDATSFWREEFRLNRMIAEYPKPYVALMDGITMGGGVGIASHGSHRIVTERTRLAMPETGIGYFPDVGATWLLSRDEGETGTWLALTGLAIGAADAIYAGLADHHVSSQDLDEVIAATGRLPPGASAEEVHSAIAAFATPPEDGVFGAKAGAIGRAFAHDSIEAIMAALAMEPDAFAADSLKAIATRSPTSLKLTLLLLRAGRKSRDLAECLERELCACRQILKTPDFYEGIRAAIIDKDRNPQWSPESLDAVDEAALERFLEVSEPALFDR; from the coding sequence ATGCAGGCAGCAGACGAGATCATCATCGAACGCAACGGCTCGGTCGGCGTCATCCGGCTTAACCGACCGAAGGCGCTGAACAGCCTGACGCTATCCATGGTTCGCGCCATAGCCAGCAGCCTCGAAAGCTTCGCCGCCGATCCCGCGATTGCCAGTGTCGCTATCATGGGCGAGGGCGAGCGAGGACTTTGTGCCGGCGGCGACATCCGCGCCCTGCACCAGAGCGGCAGCACCGGCGGCGAGGACGCCACCAGCTTCTGGCGTGAGGAATTCCGGCTCAACCGGATGATTGCCGAATACCCGAAACCCTATGTGGCACTGATGGACGGCATTACCATGGGTGGGGGCGTCGGCATCGCCTCCCATGGCAGCCACCGCATTGTTACCGAGCGGACCCGCCTGGCGATGCCCGAGACCGGGATCGGCTACTTCCCCGATGTCGGCGCCACATGGCTGCTCTCGCGCGATGAAGGCGAGACCGGCACCTGGCTTGCCCTGACCGGCCTTGCCATCGGCGCTGCGGATGCGATCTATGCCGGCCTTGCCGACCATCACGTATCCTCGCAGGACCTCGACGAAGTGATTGCTGCCACTGGCCGATTGCCGCCGGGCGCTTCGGCGGAAGAGGTTCACTCGGCAATTGCAGCCTTTGCCACGCCGCCGGAAGACGGCGTCTTCGGCGCCAAAGCCGGGGCAATCGGCCGTGCGTTCGCCCATGACAGCATCGAGGCCATCATGGCGGCGCTGGCCATGGAGCCTGACGCCTTCGCCGCCGATAGCCTGAAGGCCATCGCCACGCGCTCCCCGACCAGCTTGAAGCTGACCCTGCTTCTGTTGCGCGCCGGGCGGAAAAGCCGTGATCTCGCCGAATGCCTGGAGCGGGAACTCTGCGCCTGCCGCCAGATCCTCAAGACGCCCGATTTCTACGAGGGCATCCGCGCCGCCATCATCGACAAGGACCGCAATCCGCAATGGTCCCCCGAAAGCCTCGATGCGGTGGACGAGGCGGCGCTGGAGCGCTTCCTGGAAGTATCCGAGCCGGCGCTGTTCGATCGGTGA
- a CDS encoding PadR family transcriptional regulator, with the protein MSSIRLFILSSFDLLGPMHGHRLRLEAENRYVSLWTDISVGAVYGAMSRLAEEKLLRQISEERDGNRPVRQIYEITDEGRRVLADLRRAGLTDIWYKHDPFDLALIRLDPASAAELPRLLDIRLKALEAQLAEANRINDWAAPYIGITKRSALKHGQHRLRAEIGYLREVMADIDAIVAEVGAGKV; encoded by the coding sequence ATGTCGTCAATCCGGTTGTTCATTCTGTCGTCCTTCGATCTGCTCGGCCCCATGCATGGCCATCGGCTCCGGCTCGAAGCCGAAAACCGCTATGTGTCGCTGTGGACCGACATATCGGTCGGCGCCGTCTACGGTGCGATGTCGAGGCTGGCGGAGGAGAAGCTTCTTCGTCAGATCAGCGAAGAGCGTGATGGCAATCGTCCCGTGCGGCAGATCTATGAGATCACTGACGAGGGTCGGCGCGTTCTAGCCGATCTCCGCCGTGCTGGCCTGACCGACATCTGGTACAAGCATGATCCGTTCGATCTTGCCCTGATCCGGCTCGATCCCGCCAGCGCCGCCGAACTGCCGCGCCTCCTCGATATCAGGTTGAAGGCGCTCGAAGCGCAGCTAGCGGAAGCCAACCGCATCAACGACTGGGCGGCTCCCTACATCGGCATCACGAAACGATCGGCGCTTAAGCACGGGCAGCATCGGTTACGGGCCGAGATCGGTTACCTGCGTGAGGTGATGGCCGATATCGATGCCATCGTCGCAGAGGTCGGTGCGGGCAAAGTCTGA
- a CDS encoding OmpW/AlkL family protein, with product MKFYKPIRILLAAGMLAVATSAGAADTTTDSSTSLQAQSPWQIRLRALGVIPRDSGRVDGIDGSGLSFSNTVIPELDVSYFFNDNIAVELILGTTKSTVHGEGSISSLGNIGKTWMLPPTLTLQYHVTSLGAFRPYVGAGINYTMFYNQSGNSADSLDVKNTFGVAFQAGFDYMLDQHWGLNVDVKKLILRPDFDATVGGSHVSGKANLDPLMIGTGISYRF from the coding sequence ATGAAATTTTATAAACCGATCAGGATATTGTTGGCTGCTGGAATGCTGGCAGTGGCGACATCGGCCGGTGCAGCCGACACCACCACAGATTCGTCGACATCCCTGCAGGCGCAAAGCCCTTGGCAGATCCGGCTGAGGGCGCTTGGCGTCATTCCACGCGATTCAGGCCGGGTCGACGGTATCGATGGCTCCGGGCTGTCGTTTTCCAACACCGTTATCCCGGAACTGGACGTGTCCTATTTCTTCAACGACAACATTGCCGTGGAACTGATCCTCGGCACCACCAAATCGACAGTCCACGGCGAGGGATCGATTTCCAGCCTCGGCAATATCGGCAAGACCTGGATGCTGCCACCGACCCTGACGCTGCAGTACCACGTCACCAGCCTCGGCGCGTTTCGCCCCTATGTCGGCGCCGGCATTAACTACACGATGTTCTATAACCAGTCCGGCAACAGCGCCGACAGCCTCGATGTCAAGAACACGTTTGGCGTCGCCTTCCAGGCAGGGTTCGACTACATGCTGGACCAACACTGGGGCCTGAACGTCGATGTCAAGAAACTGATCCTGCGGCCAGACTTCGACGCGACGGTTGGAGGAAGCCATGTCAGCGGCAAGGCCAACCTCGATCCTCTCATGATCGGCACCGGCATCAGCTACCGCTTCTGA
- the galE gene encoding UDP-glucose 4-epimerase GalE: MAILVTGGAGYIGSHMVWTLLDAGEDVVVIDRLSTGFRWAVAPAARFYLGDAADESVLQKIFAENDIEAIVHFAGSAIVSSSITDPLAYYENNTGKTRVLMSAAVRAGVRHFVFSSTAAVYGPQPTGEPVPETASLNPETPYGLSKLMSEYMLRDAAAAYDFRYVALRYFNVAGADPEGRTGQSTEGATHLVKVACEAALGRRPTVDIYGTDYPTHDGTGVRDYIHVSDLAEAHLKALQHLRAGGPSLVANCGYGMGYSVLDVLNMVTRVHGRAFRINHAPRRPGDAACVVADASFARDVLGWTPRRNCMETIVRSSLAWENHLAQRREADRFTTPAPVAAVC, from the coding sequence ATGGCGATATTGGTAACGGGCGGTGCCGGCTATATCGGCAGCCATATGGTCTGGACCTTGCTGGATGCCGGCGAGGATGTGGTGGTGATCGACAGACTGTCGACCGGCTTCCGCTGGGCTGTGGCACCGGCTGCGCGTTTTTACCTGGGCGATGCAGCCGACGAGAGCGTGCTGCAAAAGATCTTTGCCGAAAACGATATCGAAGCGATCGTCCATTTTGCCGGCTCGGCCATTGTTTCCTCCTCGATCACGGATCCGCTCGCCTACTACGAGAACAACACCGGCAAGACGCGGGTGCTGATGAGCGCTGCCGTCAGGGCAGGGGTCCGCCATTTCGTCTTCTCCTCCACGGCCGCCGTCTACGGGCCGCAGCCAACGGGCGAACCAGTGCCTGAAACTGCATCGCTCAATCCAGAGACCCCTTACGGGCTCTCCAAGCTGATGTCGGAGTACATGCTGCGCGATGCCGCTGCTGCCTACGATTTCCGCTATGTCGCACTGCGCTATTTCAACGTCGCCGGAGCCGATCCGGAAGGCCGCACCGGCCAGTCGACGGAAGGCGCCACGCATCTCGTCAAGGTGGCCTGCGAGGCAGCTCTCGGCCGGCGCCCGACTGTCGATATCTATGGCACCGACTATCCGACCCATGACGGCACCGGCGTGCGCGACTACATTCATGTCAGCGATCTCGCCGAGGCGCACCTGAAGGCCCTGCAGCACCTAAGGGCAGGCGGGCCGTCGCTGGTTGCCAATTGCGGCTATGGCATGGGCTATTCCGTCCTCGACGTGCTCAACATGGTGACGCGGGTCCACGGACGCGCCTTCCGGATAAACCACGCGCCGCGCCGGCCGGGCGATGCAGCCTGCGTCGTTGCCGATGCAAGCTTCGCCCGCGATGTGCTCGGCTGGACGCCACGGCGCAACTGCATGGAAACCATCGTACGCTCCTCGCTCGCCTGGGAAAATCATCTGGCTCAGCGCCGCGAGGCCGACCGGTTCACGACCCCAGCCCCCGTCGCCGCCGTCTGCTGA
- a CDS encoding SDR family oxidoreductase codes for MKASGNTILVTGGGSGIGRALAQRWHDAGNRVIVTGRRREMLEETAQGRANIFVHELDIDDAAAVETGIGEIIAAYPDLNVLVNNAGTYKSENPTRRRDLADAERMIVTNVLGPIRMTNALIDHLSAQNHAAIINVSSGTAFVPYPASPTYSASKAAIHSYTAAIRPLLKGCVEVIEIIPPQVQTELTPGQSKDPNSQPLGEFADEVMALLHGNGDQSPEEVSVERVRYFRNAERMGQFDEVLAMMVEYTPRD; via the coding sequence ATGAAGGCAAGCGGCAACACAATCCTCGTCACAGGCGGCGGTTCGGGCATCGGGCGTGCGCTTGCCCAGCGCTGGCACGATGCCGGCAATCGCGTCATCGTCACCGGGCGCCGCCGCGAGATGCTAGAGGAAACAGCGCAGGGTCGGGCTAACATCTTCGTCCACGAACTCGACATCGACGATGCTGCTGCGGTCGAAACGGGTATAGGCGAGATCATTGCTGCCTATCCGGATCTGAATGTGCTGGTGAACAACGCCGGGACCTACAAGAGCGAAAATCCGACACGGAGGCGCGACCTCGCCGACGCGGAACGTATGATCGTAACTAATGTGCTGGGTCCGATCCGGATGACGAATGCGCTGATCGACCACCTCTCCGCACAAAACCATGCGGCGATCATCAATGTTTCGTCCGGCACAGCCTTCGTTCCCTACCCGGCCTCGCCCACCTACAGCGCCTCCAAGGCCGCGATCCACTCCTACACCGCCGCCATCCGCCCGCTGCTCAAGGGATGCGTCGAGGTCATCGAGATCATTCCGCCTCAGGTGCAGACGGAGCTAACCCCGGGTCAGTCAAAAGACCCGAACTCACAGCCCCTCGGCGAGTTTGCCGACGAGGTCATGGCATTACTCCATGGCAATGGCGACCAATCGCCGGAAGAAGTGAGCGTCGAACGCGTGCGCTATTTTCGCAATGCCGAGCGGATGGGGCAATTCGACGAGGTGCTGGCGATGATGGTCGAATATACGCCCAGGGACTGA
- a CDS encoding MATE family efflux transporter gives MSTRHSDDNLFLTAPVHKIFAATALPMAAIMLMNGLLGIVDAAFLGRFVGAKAMVAVGIAFPVLMLTIAFSTLVSAGMSSLLARQLGASARDAAAATFAAAHGLALLIAAMLILIFLAGGWSFALRSAGSDRSVAEMVWVFLAISIFGTPVQFLLGIHADAWRNEGKAGLMALMSLAVTLINIVLNYIMIVLLELGIAGSALGTMLAQAIGLALLVGLRPFVGGMMPLGSLWRNRWTGEWRRLLALGAPVSLSFMGIALSGTAVLLALRLGINSDYEKSIAAYGIATRVFGFTFLPIMAIAMAMQSVVGNNVGAGFCARADKALWIAAATVLVYCFAVEVFLLCAGGSVGALFVSNPDVIAETGRLFRPMAALYLVSGPVFVFGLYFQAVGQPALAGLLTVAKPFVLLPLLIAVIAAMGGADLIWFAYPLADSLIAIVALLVLSSALRTHRRASGMGFSSMGRPS, from the coding sequence ATGTCCACAAGACATTCTGACGACAACCTATTTCTGACTGCGCCTGTGCACAAAATATTTGCCGCTACCGCCTTGCCCATGGCTGCCATCATGCTGATGAATGGGCTTCTCGGTATCGTCGACGCCGCATTCCTCGGTCGGTTCGTCGGCGCGAAAGCCATGGTAGCTGTCGGCATCGCCTTCCCCGTGCTCATGCTGACCATTGCCTTCTCCACGCTCGTCAGCGCCGGGATGTCCAGTTTGCTGGCTCGCCAGCTTGGCGCCTCTGCCCGCGACGCGGCTGCCGCGACCTTTGCGGCCGCCCATGGGCTTGCCCTGCTCATCGCCGCAATGCTGATCCTGATATTTCTGGCGGGAGGATGGAGCTTTGCCTTGCGAAGTGCCGGATCCGACCGATCGGTTGCGGAAATGGTCTGGGTCTTTCTGGCGATCAGCATATTCGGAACTCCGGTGCAGTTCCTGTTGGGGATTCACGCCGATGCCTGGAGGAACGAGGGAAAAGCGGGGTTGATGGCGCTCATGTCACTTGCCGTGACGCTCATCAATATTGTGCTGAACTATATCATGATCGTGCTGCTGGAACTCGGAATCGCCGGATCGGCTCTCGGCACGATGCTCGCGCAGGCAATAGGGCTGGCACTGTTGGTCGGCTTGCGCCCGTTTGTCGGCGGGATGATGCCCCTTGGGAGCCTCTGGCGGAACCGCTGGACAGGGGAATGGCGACGGCTGCTGGCGCTAGGAGCGCCGGTCAGTCTGAGTTTCATGGGCATAGCACTTTCGGGAACGGCCGTGCTTCTTGCCCTGCGTCTCGGCATCAATTCAGATTACGAGAAATCCATTGCCGCCTATGGCATTGCGACCCGCGTTTTCGGTTTCACGTTTTTGCCGATCATGGCGATCGCGATGGCTATGCAGAGTGTGGTCGGCAACAATGTCGGTGCCGGCTTCTGCGCCCGCGCCGACAAGGCCCTTTGGATCGCGGCGGCAACCGTATTGGTCTATTGTTTTGCCGTGGAAGTTTTTCTGCTCTGCGCCGGGGGTAGCGTCGGCGCATTGTTTGTCTCAAATCCCGATGTGATTGCCGAAACCGGAAGGCTTTTCCGGCCTATGGCGGCTCTCTACCTGGTTTCAGGACCGGTTTTCGTCTTCGGACTGTATTTTCAGGCCGTGGGCCAGCCGGCGCTGGCGGGCTTGCTGACGGTAGCAAAGCCATTCGTGCTGCTGCCGTTGCTCATCGCGGTTATTGCAGCCATGGGGGGCGCCGATCTGATCTGGTTCGCCTATCCGCTGGCAGATAGTCTCATCGCGATTGTCGCCCTGCTGGTGCTGTCTTCTGCCCTGAGAACGCATAGGCGAGCCAGCGGGATGGGCTTTAGTAGTATGGGGAGGCCGTCATGA
- a CDS encoding RidA family protein: MTTRNAIFPPDRHALYEAHGYSAAIQSGDLLFVSGQVGSRIDGTPEPEFQGQVERAFENLAAVLKAAGCTFEDVMDVTTFHTDPQNQFDTIMPVKQRYFGEKPYPTWTAVGVTWLAGFDFEIKVIARLPAKA, from the coding sequence ATGACAACGCGAAACGCGATATTTCCACCTGACAGACATGCGCTCTACGAGGCACACGGCTATTCGGCAGCGATACAGTCCGGCGACCTGCTGTTTGTCTCCGGCCAGGTCGGCAGCCGCATCGACGGGACACCTGAACCCGAATTCCAGGGCCAGGTTGAACGTGCCTTCGAGAACCTGGCTGCCGTGCTCAAAGCAGCGGGCTGCACCTTCGAGGATGTGATGGATGTCACGACGTTCCACACCGATCCGCAGAACCAGTTCGACACCATCATGCCGGTCAAGCAGCGCTACTTCGGGGAAAAGCCTTATCCAACCTGGACTGCCGTCGGGGTGACATGGCTCGCCGGCTTTGATTTCGAGATCAAGGTGATAGCCCGCCTGCCGGCAAAGGCTTAG
- a CDS encoding ATP-dependent helicase, giving the protein MNAAYLEKLNPEQRLAVEHGTDIDGSHVSGPLLVIAGAGSGKTNTLAHRVAHLIVKGADPRRILLMTFSRRAAAEMGRRVEKICAQVLGPKAGIMTDALAWSGTFHGIGARLLRDYAEQIGLDPAFTIHDREDSADLMNLIRHDLGFSKTENRFPTKGTCLAIYSRAVNSETPLDQVLRDVFPWCATWENQLRELFASYVEAKQVQNVLDYDDLLLYWAHMVHEPLIAEDIGNRFDHVMVDEYQDTNRLQSSILMALKPGGQGLTVVGDDAQSIYSFRAATVRNILDFPASFSPAARIVTLDRNYRSTQPILAAANAVIDLASERFTKNLRTERTSAQRPKLVTVRDEADQARYIADMVLENRESGTILKQQAVLFRASHHSGPLEIELTRRNIPFVKFGGLKFLDSAHVKDMLAALRFAQNPRDRVAGFRLMQLLPGVGPSTAQKVLDRMDDEASPITALTEIPAPPRSGDDWTSFVETLQAVKSGKAGWPAEIGLVREWYAPHLERLHEDAATRQADLLQLEQIASGYPSRERFLTELTLDPPDATSDQAGVPLLDEDYLILSTIHSAKGQEWTKVFMLNVIDGCIPSDLGVGTSAEIEEERRLLYVAMTRAKDNLDLVLPQRFFVHGQNAQGDRHVYANRTRFIPATLLQFFEVCGWPTARSDSPAAQQARQIRVDVGARMRGMWR; this is encoded by the coding sequence ATGAACGCCGCCTATCTGGAAAAACTCAATCCCGAGCAGCGGCTGGCCGTCGAGCACGGCACCGATATCGACGGAAGCCATGTTTCAGGCCCCCTGCTAGTGATCGCCGGCGCCGGCTCCGGAAAGACCAACACGCTCGCCCACCGCGTTGCCCACCTGATCGTCAAGGGCGCCGATCCGCGCCGTATCCTGCTGATGACCTTCTCGCGCCGGGCTGCTGCCGAGATGGGCCGCCGCGTCGAGAAGATCTGCGCCCAGGTGCTCGGCCCGAAAGCCGGAATCATGACGGATGCACTGGCCTGGAGCGGGACATTCCACGGCATCGGCGCGCGCCTGCTGCGCGATTATGCCGAACAGATCGGCCTCGACCCGGCGTTTACGATCCACGACCGCGAAGACAGCGCCGACCTGATGAACCTGATCAGGCATGACCTCGGTTTTTCAAAGACCGAGAACCGCTTTCCGACCAAAGGCACCTGCCTTGCCATCTATTCGCGCGCGGTCAATTCCGAGACGCCGCTGGACCAGGTTCTGCGCGATGTCTTCCCATGGTGCGCCACCTGGGAAAACCAGCTGCGGGAACTCTTTGCCAGCTATGTCGAGGCGAAGCAGGTGCAGAACGTCCTCGATTACGACGACCTGCTGCTCTACTGGGCGCATATGGTGCATGAGCCGCTGATCGCCGAAGACATTGGCAACCGGTTCGACCATGTCATGGTCGACGAATACCAGGACACCAACCGGCTGCAATCGTCCATCCTGATGGCGCTGAAGCCTGGCGGACAGGGCCTTACGGTTGTCGGCGACGACGCCCAGTCGATCTACTCCTTCCGCGCGGCGACGGTACGCAACATCCTCGATTTCCCTGCATCGTTTTCGCCAGCCGCCCGTATCGTCACGCTCGACCGCAACTACCGCTCGACGCAGCCGATCCTTGCCGCCGCCAACGCCGTCATCGATCTCGCCTCGGAGCGCTTTACCAAAAATCTGCGCACCGAGCGGACGTCGGCACAGCGTCCGAAGCTGGTGACCGTCCGTGACGAGGCCGATCAGGCCCGCTACATCGCCGACATGGTGCTCGAGAACCGCGAGAGCGGGACAATTCTCAAACAGCAGGCGGTTCTCTTCCGGGCCTCGCACCACTCCGGCCCGCTGGAGATCGAACTGACGCGGCGCAACATTCCATTCGTCAAGTTCGGCGGCCTGAAATTCCTCGACAGCGCCCACGTGAAGGATATGCTGGCCGCCCTGCGCTTTGCCCAGAACCCACGCGACCGCGTGGCCGGTTTCCGACTGATGCAGCTTCTGCCCGGTGTCGGACCGTCGACAGCGCAAAAAGTGCTCGACCGGATGGACGACGAGGCGAGCCCGATTACCGCGCTGACCGAAATCCCCGCCCCGCCTCGCAGCGGCGATGACTGGACCAGTTTTGTCGAGACCTTGCAGGCGGTGAAATCGGGCAAGGCCGGCTGGCCGGCCGAGATCGGCCTGGTGCGGGAATGGTATGCGCCACATCTGGAGCGCTTGCACGAGGATGCCGCGACACGACAGGCGGATCTTCTGCAGCTCGAACAGATCGCTTCGGGCTATCCCTCGCGGGAACGTTTTCTAACCGAACTTACGCTCGACCCGCCGGATGCGACGAGCGACCAGGCCGGCGTGCCGCTACTCGACGAGGATTATCTCATCCTCTCGACCATCCATTCCGCCAAGGGCCAGGAATGGACCAAGGTATTCATGCTGAACGTCATCGACGGCTGCATTCCCTCGGATCTCGGCGTCGGCACATCAGCCGAGATCGAGGAGGAGCGTCGGCTGCTCTACGTGGCGATGACCCGCGCCAAGGACAATCTCGACCTGGTCCTGCCGCAACGCTTCTTCGTCCACGGCCAGAACGCCCAGGGCGACCGTCACGTCTATGCCAACCGTACCCGCTTCATACCCGCGACCCTGCTGCAGTTCTTCGAAGTCTGCGGCTGGCCCACCGCCCGCTCAGACTCACCCGCCGCCCAGCAGGCAAGGCAGATCCGGGTAGATGTCGGCGCGCGTATGCGGGGGATGTGGCGGTAG
- the mscL gene encoding large conductance mechanosensitive channel protein MscL, giving the protein MLNEFKSFIARGNVMDLAVGVIIGGAFGGIVKSLVDDIIMPVVGAVFGGFDFSNYFVGLSSAVNAPTLAAARAQGAVFAYGNFITVLINFLILAWIIFMMVKGVNALRRQVERKEETTTAAAPPPADVALLTEIRDLLASRTAL; this is encoded by the coding sequence ATGCTCAATGAATTCAAATCTTTCATCGCCCGTGGCAACGTCATGGACCTTGCCGTTGGCGTGATCATCGGCGGCGCATTCGGCGGCATCGTCAAATCGCTGGTGGACGACATCATTATGCCGGTCGTCGGCGCGGTTTTCGGGGGCTTCGATTTCTCGAACTATTTCGTCGGCCTTTCGAGTGCGGTCAATGCGCCGACACTGGCAGCCGCCCGCGCGCAAGGCGCAGTCTTTGCATACGGCAACTTCATCACAGTGCTCATCAATTTCCTGATCCTTGCCTGGATCATTTTCATGATGGTCAAGGGCGTCAACGCGTTGCGCCGGCAGGTGGAGCGCAAGGAAGAAACGACGACAGCCGCAGCGCCTCCGCCAGCCGACGTCGCTCTTCTGACCGAGATCCGCGACCTGCTCGCCAGCCGCACCGCCTTGTAA